TTTCCTGAAGTGTTCTGGTGGTTCAACTTTGACTGGGATGTCTTCAAGACATGCTTGTGAAAGCTTCTGCACATAATCGCTAGTCCGTTCAACTGGGCTGAGGGGTTGTTCAGGGACTTGGGGTTCCTCTACTAAGTCTCCACTTTCAATTGCTTCTTCATAAGCAGCAGCCTCTGCTAATGCAACAGCAACAGCCTTTTGACTTTTGAGAAGATGTAGACTTGCTTCTAAATCAGCTTTTTTCTTTATTACATCTGCTTCTTGTTCAGCAAAGGACAGCTGAGCACGGGCCGCTTCAGCCTTAGCTCGGGCTCTGATGGCTGCAGAACCAATAGAAGACTGTCTGCTTCTGGCTGATGATTTAGGATGAATTGACTTGCTATTAGCACTTCTTGCAGACATAACTCTTCCTGATTGTTGCTCTTCAGTTTCATTTTCTTGTTGTGCTGAATAATTTGTTTGATTGCTTTTTAACTGGTACTGTTTCCCTGAGCGTAGACTCATTACTGATGTGCAGTATTTTCTTGTGCTTGAACCTGTTGTGATCTTGTCTTTTTACTATACTGTCCTCACGATGCGTTGCTCTGCAAGGCTAGACAGTGAGCTAACATGAAGAATGACTCCAATAATGCTTCAAGGTGTAACTTTTCTTGATTTAATTGGAATTCCTCTTTATattgtaaaactgaaaatatagaACACACAAAATACATATTTCAATATGCATACGCGCTAATAAAAAACTAAACACAAACATAAACTGCTGGCAGTAATTTACATACTTTTGAATGTAGCAATGACACTTTCAGAATATGAATTTACATGCTATAATGCATGGAAGTGTCCTTAATATGATAATAATACTTTTTGATCACTTACAGACAATTAGTATCCCAGGAACAGTGGAAAGAAACAAATTAGATGCATCATCTCTCAGGCCGTGTGCTCTGGTTGCTTCCTACTTTCAACTAAACAAAATGGCtgaacagccactagatggcagtgttGCTCAAACAataacttcaaaataaaagttctcaACGTCATAAGGCAGCAcagcttccttcaaaaatcgatctgaggaaggtatctcatgagagaggaagtgaagctaacattggattcggatgtgccttgatgccttactaccttgaaatgtgtcctcggaaggcagcattttccagttttcggacgtaGCCAGAGAAAtaagatgtccttcaagatggccgAGTTAGATCGGTTTCTGGGTCACAGGCTGGATCATGTAGGAGCGAGGAAACGAGGAAGCATCAACTTgagtattgagaagcacccctcATCTGTGATGTTTGTGTTGTCATGAAGGGCTGCTGCCACCCTCTTGTGGTCTGTAGAAACCAGACACAAGCTCAATATAGACACAACCATTTCTTGAAACCATTGGCATCtaattacaaacaaacaaaaaaatgtatttttatccCCATTCCATGAGAAACATCTCATATGTGCATACTTTTCCATCTCTTCAATAATAATGTAAGGAATAAACGTACAATCAGTCAAATCTCACTGCTGTTACCCGTAGAAATGAAATCATTCTTCATAATCTTGAGAAAAGAAGTAAAATTTCAAGTAAAATTCTCCCATTGATTAGGGAGAATGTCTAGACAACAATCTATCTCAGCATCAACtcctggtttaggctaagccctgtccaTGAACCTGGgcctttatttcttttcttttttttttacacttgaaaaaaattataatgcgTGTGCAGTGACCACTTATAATATGACTGaagaataaatatatacactgtgtgcagaattattaggcaagttgattttctgatcatatttgatcaaatcgggcagtaaggtgtgggagttcacttttagtccatctcttatcctgaaatgcttgtcttgcagagatggactaaaaataatcttccaaaacttactgccagattctggaagataaagtcttcaaacagtggtacaagagtatatggtgctggtccttcaggagtcactctcaagctgtctgtctataaggcctataaaaacccagtcttcgtgtattttataacacttcagcttgtgattcttattaagagcgggtcattttttaggattctttagctaacctaagtctctgagatcctgacaccttgcagttctggagactccaggtaggttgcagttctggaaaatggtggcgctAAGTTAaatcttttttggctcattttgcctgtaaatgaaaacctgcctaataattctgcacacctgaatataaggcatttttaatttgcagccttcatgaacaattatatatcacttataaatgattacaaacaatattaatagtagttattaagattgatgtggattggaattggtaaaatgtgcttggaaaaaaaatatgatcagaaaatcaacttgcctaataattctgcacacagtgtatatatattttgaatcaTCTTGTTAATGGTGTACAAACACACTGATGATATTGAAGGAAATTACATTTATACTGCTTtggaaacattttattattcatatctcTGAAACATAAATGGTTGTAACACCATTAAAACAAAGCATTataattctgaatcattttaTGTTTGAATATACTGGTGCTTTTACATTTATTACTCCTCTTACTGCACAGACATTTATATCTTACAACAGTATGAAGGTCTAAATACAAATTCTATTCGATTTGAGGCTCCACACACTGTTCTGTTCAAGACATTAAAGTCACAGACAGAGCCGTTTCGTGCTTCATATCATCTAAAGAGCAGCAGGGGAACATTGAAAACAGTCTGTTCACTCCAACCCCAATACTTcaatctttcaaaaacaaatgagcagcttttgttttgaattaaattttaagatttaaattgTTAAATCTTTATCACAACACATATGATAAAATGACCTTTACTAAGTGCTCTAAAGTTTGTCAGCTCTTTCACAGTGACAGCAGGTACAATGAATTAGTGCAACAAAAACCATCACAATCATCAATGAGATGAACTATGATAGACAGGGCAGAGGAGCATTTGCATCATAGCCCCGATTAACACTATCATCATGATCAGTTTGTGACTATCACAATCATGATCATCTCTTAGATCATGGATTTTTAAAATTAGCGTTTGATTCAAAGGCTCAAATGGGTCGTGCAACTTCACATTATGATGGTTCTGCTGATGGCAGCTTCGCATGATAAGGCTTGCGAAACTACAGCCTATAAATATACAGATATAGACATGATCTAAGATCATAGAGTATTTGTTGTGCTAAGGCTGACAAATCCTGCGATTACTACCATGAATAAGATTTCAAATGTACAGAACCTGTGAAGAGACCTACATATTGCACACACAATGAATCAACAGCTCATCTAGTAGCCTATCCTATCTTTGTATTAATATCTCCTAAAGATTTCTAAAAAGGATCAGGATGTGACCAGAAACACTGCAGTAATTGCCAGTAATGAAACATGTAAACTCTGACAGTGGCCGATTACAGTGCATGTTTTTTAAGGCTATTTCGACAAAAGCGTCATAAGTGTTTATGAAGTGCTTATAAACGGTCTTAGAAAGAGCTTCTCTTCTAGAGATTTGTACTTGGCAGTTAACGACAGCACAGATATGAGGAAACAAGGGTTTGATTTTTGGGAGGATATAAAAGAGGGATACCCTGTGTCCCAGCACTAATAAAGAGCTCAACATCCATTCAGTCTGTAATAAAGCGCTGCACACTAAATTACTGAAACAACATCTTGTATATGTGGATGGCAGTgagcacagtgtgtgtgtgtgtgtgtgtgtgtgtgtgtgtgtgtgtgtgtgttaatcaTCTTTAGAAGCTTGTGGTGGAGCTGCTCATATGCAGAATTACTATATTcatgtgtttctgtatgactTTAGGATGTTCAGTGCTCGATTGAAAAGATTGTTTGCCTTCATCACCACATGAGTGTGTATGTCTTCTAAGCCAGTGTGTAATCAAACTGGCCCTTCTCGAGGCCGTCCAGACCATCTGCCCATGTGGAGGTGGGCATGCTGCGGTACGGGTCCAGCAGGATGCGGAAGCAGCGCACGATCAGCATGCAGAGGAAGACAAAGAGGAAGATGACGAAGGCAAAGGTGGTCTTCTGCTCCAGGGTCATGCTAGCGCCCGCCACAGGACCCCCCATCTGGAGGGAGGAGGTGAATGGCTCGGTCTCCATCAGCCAGGAGATCTGCAGCGGCTCATCCCATAGCAGACGCTCACGCATCCTCATACGCAGGGGCCCCACATCCTCCACATGGACCTCATCTACACACACATAGACTGAATTAACAAATCTATGAAgtatgttttctttccactttAGCTTTACTTTTTAACTTTCTTACATACATAAAACAATATAGCCTCAAGTAACTATCAAGTCCAAGCAGATTGAAAAAAAGTGTCTTGAGTAATTTCTAAAGTTACTGTGCCACTTTTAACAAGTTAGTTGATTCAATTTGACATCTATCCTCAGACAGGCCTGTTATCCACATTTTCACAAGATTATGAAGATTTGACACTGCACTCACAAATAATGGGTCAATTAGCCATTATGGGCCACACTGGAATAATGCGTTTGCTCTGTCAAACAATTCGACAAATCaaaatggtttaaaaacaacTCTAAATTCCACATTTCACATAGATTAGATGAAcagcctatttttttttttctaaaaattttaattcagatGCACTCTACATAGTACAAAGTAAACTATCATCAATGAATGGTTTGGCATAATAGTATCGGTTTTATAGACAATTGGATTTTTTTTGGGGGTGGTTGGGTGTGTATTAGAATTTGTCTGAACGGTAAGCAGAAATTATGTTTTTCCACATCTAAGAACTGGAAAACTTAGCATCTAAATCTATTTTGATAGTAGTATATCTCCCTTCACTAACAAGCACCAGTAGGCAGGCAgtggtgtaaagtatttgagtaaatgttaTCAGTTActgtatctttttggctacttcATGGTTTTACTGAGTATCAAAAATATaagcaacttttactctctacttgactatGTTTTTGACTATGTAGTTTCATGTCTATCCTTGTTCAACTGGTCAAGGTTGATATTGGATTTAGAAAGTAATTGgtaataagtaatgcaatactttttagagagcgtaattagtacagtaatccaattacactgttgaaggtgtaattagtagctagtaattaattactttttttagaaAAACTTACCCAACACTGATGGCTGCAattcttaaaggggtggtttattatgatttcacttt
The nucleotide sequence above comes from Chanodichthys erythropterus isolate Z2021 chromosome 10, ASM2448905v1, whole genome shotgun sequence. Encoded proteins:
- the LOC137027552 gene encoding cortexin-3, with the protein product MEMDPTFSQGDKDEVHVEDVGPLRMRMRERLLWDEPLQISWLMETEPFTSSLQMGGPVAGASMTLEQKTTFAFVIFLFVFLCMLIVRCFRILLDPYRSMPTSTWADGLDGLEKGQFDYTLA